One genomic region from Sulfurimonas sp. encodes:
- the infC gene encoding translation initiation factor IF-3 — MNDDIRASELRCNIDGGESLGIISTDEAMDKANELNLDLVLIAPEAKPPVAKIMDYGKYRYQKEKQLKEQRKNQVKIVVKEIKLSVKIAENDVAYKVKHAREFLEKGFHVKFRVFLRGREMAHPEAGKEVLLRVWPMVEDIGVMEKPPKFEGRYFNMYVTPQK, encoded by the coding sequence ATGAATGACGATATTCGTGCATCTGAGTTAAGATGTAATATAGATGGTGGAGAATCTTTAGGGATTATCTCAACTGATGAAGCAATGGACAAAGCAAATGAATTAAATCTAGATTTAGTTCTCATAGCACCAGAAGCGAAACCACCAGTTGCCAAGATTATGGACTACGGTAAATATAGATACCAAAAAGAAAAACAACTCAAAGAACAAAGAAAAAACCAAGTTAAAATTGTTGTTAAAGAGATTAAATTATCTGTAAAAATTGCTGAAAATGATGTGGCTTATAAAGTTAAACATGCAAGAGAGTTTTTAGAGAAAGGTTTTCATGTTAAGTTTCGCGTATTTTTAAGAGGTCGTGAAATGGCACATCCAGAAGCTGGAAAAGAAGTTCTTTTAAGAGTTTGGCCAATGGTTGAAGATATAGGTGTTATGGAAAAACCACCTAAATTTGAAGGTCGTTACTTTAATATGTATGTTACTCCTCAAAAGTAG
- a CDS encoding MFS transporter, protein MFKKVFPLSAILSLRFLGLFLVLPVISIYALELEGSTPMLVGVVVGGYALTQAIFQIPFGTMSDKIGRKPTILVGLLIFFVGSLICAYSTDIYTLMFGRFLQGAGAIGSVITAMISDLVEEKIRGKAMAIMGGSIAMSFALAMGLGPIIGASYGVDTLFIITAVLSILSIAILFTKVPTPPRIKHIYHGVVKTSDILKDPNLLNMIIINAMQKGLMTAAFVLIPIILTSDAFAWEKSDLYMAYLPAMVLGLIAMGPAAVFGEKYNKPKQIFLISIVLFIGAFLTMGLTTNSTMFIVGVSMFFIAFNMMEPLVQSMITKFAKVHQKGAALGISNSIAYFATFVGGTFTGLMLDISDRQTIGISIAVTATIWLLWTLKLQNPIKHSHLYLSQDSVDATKLEELEHEHIAEWYINENEKLVVIKYVTSAINEDELKAKISK, encoded by the coding sequence ATGTTTAAAAAAGTTTTCCCTCTATCCGCGATACTATCACTTAGATTTTTAGGTCTTTTTTTAGTTTTACCAGTTATTTCTATATATGCGCTTGAACTTGAAGGCTCAACTCCTATGCTTGTTGGAGTTGTAGTTGGTGGATATGCTTTAACTCAAGCAATTTTTCAAATTCCTTTTGGAACAATGAGTGATAAGATAGGTCGTAAACCAACCATTTTAGTTGGTCTTCTCATATTTTTTGTTGGTTCACTTATCTGTGCATATTCAACTGATATATACACTCTAATGTTTGGTAGATTTCTTCAAGGTGCTGGTGCTATTGGTTCTGTTATAACAGCAATGATTTCAGATTTAGTTGAAGAGAAAATTCGTGGTAAAGCTATGGCTATCATGGGAGGCTCTATCGCTATGAGTTTTGCACTTGCTATGGGACTTGGTCCAATCATAGGTGCTTCATATGGTGTTGATACTCTTTTTATCATAACTGCTGTTTTATCTATTTTATCTATCGCTATTCTTTTTACTAAAGTTCCAACACCACCAAGAATCAAACATATTTATCATGGTGTAGTAAAAACTTCAGATATTTTAAAAGACCCAAATCTTTTAAATATGATTATCATAAACGCTATGCAAAAAGGTCTTATGACAGCTGCTTTTGTTCTTATTCCCATCATTCTTACTAGTGATGCTTTTGCTTGGGAAAAGTCAGATTTATACATGGCTTATCTTCCTGCTATGGTTCTTGGTCTTATCGCTATGGGACCAGCGGCAGTATTTGGTGAAAAGTACAACAAACCAAAACAGATATTTCTCATCTCTATTGTTCTGTTCATTGGAGCTTTTTTGACTATGGGACTTACAACAAACAGCACTATGTTTATAGTTGGTGTTTCAATGTTCTTTATAGCTTTTAATATGATGGAACCTTTAGTTCAATCAATGATAACAAAATTTGCAAAAGTTCATCAAAAAGGTGCAGCTTTAGGTATTTCTAACTCTATCGCTTATTTTGCTACCTTTGTAGGTGGTACTTTTACAGGTCTGATGCTCGACATTAGCGATAGACAAACTATTGGTATCTCTATTGCCGTAACTGCTACTATTTGGTTGCTATGGACTCTAAAATTACAAAACCCAATAAAACACTCGCATCTATACTTATCTCAAGATAGCGTAGATGCAACTAAGCTTGAAGAACTAGAACATGAGCATATCGCAGAATGGTATATAAATGAAAATGAAAAACTTGTAGTTATTAAATATGTGACTTCAGCTATAAACGAAGATGAGTTAAAAGCAAAAATCTCTAAGTAA
- a CDS encoding transposase has protein sequence MARRPRIDLAGYHHIVNRGVNRTNIFATSQDKDMFLAILCKSCKLHDVITHDYCLMDNHYHLLIENSKENLSLFMRQINANYAIYFNKKYKRTGHLWQGRFKSWYILQDTYLYQTIKYIEYNPIKAKMSSEIGEYPYALGSTILSKMEIVPCAKNSVMLEQYSVKELADFLDKPLSEAEIEALEEEKSKKLNKNSTDVIQERSKKLENYFSVTMNKMQRNIAMKKAYLDGYSQTSIAKELGVTSSLVSFNIKNLKFDT, from the coding sequence ATGGCTAGACGACCAAGAATAGACCTTGCAGGTTATCATCATATTGTTAACCGAGGTGTAAACAGAACTAACATTTTTGCAACTTCACAAGATAAAGATATGTTTTTGGCAATCTTGTGCAAATCGTGTAAGTTACATGATGTTATTACCCATGACTACTGTCTGATGGATAATCACTATCATCTTTTAATAGAAAACTCTAAAGAAAATCTCTCTTTATTTATGCGACAAATCAATGCAAACTATGCAATTTATTTTAACAAAAAGTATAAACGAACTGGTCATCTCTGGCAAGGACGCTTTAAATCTTGGTACATACTCCAAGACACCTACCTTTACCAAACTATCAAATATATAGAGTATAATCCAATAAAAGCAAAAATGAGTAGCGAAATTGGGGAGTACCCTTATGCACTAGGTAGCACTATACTCTCTAAGATGGAGATTGTACCTTGTGCCAAAAACTCTGTGATGCTTGAGCAATACAGCGTAAAAGAACTAGCTGATTTTTTAGACAAGCCTTTAAGTGAAGCTGAGATTGAAGCGCTAGAAGAAGAAAAGAGTAAAAAGTTAAATAAAAATAGTACTGATGTAATACAAGAACGAAGTAAAAAATTAGAAAACTATTTTTCTGTAACTATGAATAAAATGCAAAGAAATATTGCTATGAAAAAAGCTTACTTAGATGGATACTCTCAAACTAGTATTGCTAAAGAGCTTGGAGTAACTTCTTCTTTAGTTTCTTTCAACATTAAAAATTTGAAATTTGACACCTGA
- the thrS gene encoding threonine--tRNA ligase has protein sequence MNAIAIKHNDQIIDLQTAEELGFEGEQIHLDNSEDSLEVLRHSTAHLMAQAIKSLYPDALFYVGPTVKEGFYYDFKTESEIGEGDLKKIEKQMLSFAKKKYKIEKYSISMEEAKEKFKDDHLKLAVMDRITDDTVSIYKQGEFEDLCRGPHLPSIGLIRYFKLTKISGAYLGGDSKNEMLTRIYGIAFADKESLKAHMTMLAEAAKRDHRKIGAEMKLFTFREEVGAGFPIWLPAGGRLRARLESLLYKAHRKRGYEPVRGPEMLRSDLWKISGHYQNYGENMYFTKIDDIEFGIKPMNCVGHIKAYEDELHSYRDLPIKYFEYGVVHRHEFTGALHGLFRVREFTQDDAHIFCTTEQIEEQIIEVVDFVDKIMTTFEFEYKMVISTKPQKAVGSDEAWEVSTQALKNAMDKNSLAYEIDEGGGAFYGPKIDIKITDAIGREWQCGTIQLDFNLPERFKLEYNGENNDKIQPVMIHRAILGSFERFIGILTEHYAGEFPMFIAPTQVAIVPIADTHNAYAKELSDKLIDINADSEIYNKNDSLNKRIRIAEKTRVPMLVIIGDEEIEGKTVAIRDRRTREQYNLSEEEFLKLIQTKINEVNF, from the coding sequence GTGAACGCAATCGCTATAAAACACAATGATCAAATCATTGACTTACAAACTGCTGAAGAACTTGGGTTTGAAGGTGAGCAGATTCATCTTGATAACTCAGAGGACTCTTTAGAAGTTCTTCGTCACTCAACAGCACACTTGATGGCTCAAGCTATTAAGTCACTCTACCCAGATGCTCTCTTTTATGTAGGACCAACTGTAAAAGAAGGTTTTTACTATGACTTTAAAACGGAGTCTGAGATAGGTGAAGGTGACCTTAAAAAGATTGAAAAACAGATGCTCTCTTTTGCTAAGAAAAAGTATAAAATAGAAAAATACTCTATATCTATGGAAGAAGCAAAAGAAAAATTTAAAGATGATCATTTAAAATTGGCTGTAATGGACAGAATTACAGATGATACTGTTAGCATCTATAAACAAGGTGAGTTTGAAGACCTTTGTAGAGGTCCACATCTCCCATCTATTGGACTTATCAGATATTTTAAACTAACTAAAATATCTGGTGCTTATCTTGGTGGAGATTCTAAAAATGAGATGTTAACTCGTATATATGGTATAGCATTCGCAGATAAAGAATCGCTTAAAGCTCATATGACGATGTTAGCAGAAGCTGCAAAGCGTGACCATAGAAAGATTGGTGCAGAGATGAAGCTTTTCACTTTCCGTGAAGAAGTTGGAGCAGGTTTCCCTATTTGGCTTCCTGCTGGTGGAAGACTTCGTGCAAGATTAGAGAGCCTTCTTTATAAGGCACACCGTAAACGCGGTTATGAGCCAGTTCGTGGACCAGAAATGCTAAGAAGTGATTTATGGAAAATTTCAGGTCACTATCAAAACTATGGTGAAAATATGTATTTCACAAAGATTGATGATATAGAGTTTGGGATTAAACCTATGAACTGTGTTGGTCATATAAAAGCTTATGAAGATGAACTTCACTCTTATAGAGATTTACCAATCAAGTATTTTGAATATGGGGTAGTTCATCGCCACGAATTTACGGGTGCTTTACATGGTTTATTTAGAGTTCGTGAATTTACACAAGATGATGCTCATATCTTTTGTACAACAGAGCAGATTGAAGAACAAATCATAGAAGTTGTTGATTTTGTAGATAAAATTATGACTACTTTTGAATTTGAATATAAGATGGTGATTTCAACTAAACCCCAAAAAGCGGTTGGAAGTGATGAAGCTTGGGAAGTATCTACTCAGGCACTTAAAAATGCGATGGATAAAAACTCTTTAGCTTATGAGATTGATGAAGGTGGAGGTGCATTTTATGGTCCCAAAATCGACATTAAAATCACAGATGCCATAGGTCGTGAATGGCAATGTGGAACAATTCAGTTAGATTTTAATCTACCTGAAAGATTTAAACTTGAGTATAATGGCGAAAATAATGATAAAATACAGCCAGTAATGATTCACAGAGCAATTTTAGGTTCTTTTGAGCGTTTTATTGGTATATTAACGGAACATTATGCTGGTGAATTTCCAATGTTTATTGCTCCAACGCAAGTTGCTATTGTACCAATTGCTGATACACACAATGCTTACGCTAAGGAACTATCAGATAAACTTATCGACATAAATGCCGATAGTGAGATATACAACAAAAATGACTCTTTAAATAAGAGAATCAGAATAGCAGAAAAAACGAGAGTTCCTATGCTTGTTATCATAGGTGATGAAGAGATTGAAGGTAAAACTGTTGCGATTCGTGATAGAAGAACTAGAGAACAATACAATCTAAGTGAAGAGGAATTCTTGAAGCTTATACAAACTAAAATAAATGAGGTAAATTTTTGA
- the rdgB gene encoding RdgB/HAM1 family non-canonical purine NTP pyrophosphatase produces the protein MKLVLATSNKGKVREIKALCEDYEVVAYSELIEEFEIIEDGDTFKENALIKARAVFKTLGDEEAIVLSDDSGISVDVLNGEPGIYSARHAGIDANDKDNLYKLIDDIKAKGVKESSAHYTAAIAIVTKDYEYCVHGWMYGTAHAEAKGDGGFGYDPMFIPLGYDKTLGELDEEIKKSLSHRAKALSLAKKILKTL, from the coding sequence TTGAAATTAGTTTTAGCTACATCTAATAAAGGAAAAGTTAGAGAGATAAAAGCACTATGTGAAGATTATGAAGTAGTGGCATATAGTGAACTTATAGAAGAGTTTGAAATAATCGAAGATGGAGATACTTTTAAAGAAAATGCACTTATAAAAGCAAGAGCAGTATTTAAAACACTTGGGGATGAAGAAGCAATAGTTTTATCTGATGATAGTGGGATTAGTGTTGATGTATTGAATGGGGAACCTGGCATCTATAGTGCTAGACATGCAGGTATAGATGCAAATGATAAAGATAATTTGTATAAACTTATAGATGATATAAAAGCTAAAGGTGTAAAAGAATCATCTGCTCACTATACAGCAGCGATAGCGATTGTTACAAAAGATTATGAATATTGTGTTCATGGTTGGATGTATGGTACGGCACACGCTGAAGCAAAAGGTGATGGTGGTTTTGGATATGACCCTATGTTTATTCCACTTGGATACGATAAAACTTTGGGTGAATTAGATGAAGAAATTAAAAAAAGTTTATCTCATAGAGCTAAAGCTTTAAGTTTGGCAAAAAAGATTCTAAAAACATTATAA
- a CDS encoding undecaprenyl-diphosphate phosphatase, with the protein MNIFDAIILGIIEGFTEFLPISSTGHLIVASEFLGIEQTSVTKAFSVIIQFSAILAVFFNYKDKFTLSKISLWSKVFLAFIPIGVVGFIFSSQIKALFSINIVAVMFIVGGIVFLIVEKFFIKEHSSKTITDVEKITTKQAMIIGFAQVFALIPGTSRAGSTIIGALLLNISRKASAEFSFLLAFPVMSAVTAYDLLKHYHEFDEANLLVLAVGFVVSFLVAFVTIKLFLKFLENFTFVAFGIYRIIFGVLLLIVFN; encoded by the coding sequence ATGAATATCTTTGACGCTATTATTTTAGGAATTATCGAAGGCTTTACGGAGTTTTTACCCATTTCTTCTACGGGGCATCTAATAGTTGCTAGTGAATTTTTAGGAATTGAGCAAACTTCTGTTACAAAAGCCTTTTCGGTTATCATTCAGTTTTCTGCGATTTTAGCAGTCTTTTTCAACTATAAAGACAAATTTACTCTTAGTAAAATTTCTTTATGGAGTAAAGTTTTTTTAGCTTTTATTCCTATTGGCGTTGTCGGCTTTATTTTTTCTTCACAAATAAAAGCACTCTTTAGCATCAATATAGTTGCAGTTATGTTTATAGTAGGAGGTATTGTTTTTTTAATAGTTGAGAAATTTTTCATAAAAGAGCATAGCTCTAAAACGATAACTGATGTAGAAAAGATAACTACAAAACAAGCTATGATAATTGGTTTTGCACAAGTATTTGCTCTCATACCTGGCACAAGTAGAGCTGGTTCTACAATCATCGGGGCTTTACTTCTTAACATCAGTAGAAAAGCAAGTGCAGAGTTTAGTTTTTTACTTGCTTTTCCTGTTATGAGTGCTGTTACTGCTTATGATTTACTAAAACATTATCATGAGTTTGATGAAGCAAACCTTCTCGTTTTAGCAGTTGGTTTTGTTGTTTCATTTTTAGTTGCTTTTGTAACTATTAAACTATTTTTAAAATTTCTAGAAAACTTTACCTTTGTTGCTTTTGGAATATATCGAATTATTTTTGGAGTCCTGTTATTAATCGTTTTTAATTAG